A region from the Salvelinus namaycush isolate Seneca unplaced genomic scaffold, SaNama_1.0 Scaffold118, whole genome shotgun sequence genome encodes:
- the LOC120036006 gene encoding alpha-N-acetylneuraminide alpha-2,8-sialyltransferase-like codes for MLVRCHRSKLSVWAVLCVLVLCWLYIFPVYRLRSDKEIVDEVLRQGQVWQRNQTDIDLFRKLLSECCDPRRMFAVTKQNSPMGKVLWYDGEFYHSHTVNNETYSLFVQETPLQHPLKKCSVVGNGGVLKHSGCGKDIDQADFVMRCNLPPLSREYVEDVGTRTNLVTANPSIIEKRFQNLLWSRKSFVESMKAYGSSYIYMPAFSMKPGTDPSLRAHYALADTSSNLTMLFANPEFLRTVGKFWKGRGVHAKRLSTGLFLVSLALGLCEEVTAYGFWPFSVGLDEQPVSHHYYDNVLPFSGFHAMPEEFVQLWQLHKSGTLRMRVGHCPPREGAI; via the exons ATGTTGGTGAGATGCCACCGGAGCAAGCTGTCGGTGTGGGCCGTTCTGTGTGTGCTCGTGTTATGCTGGCTCTACATTTTCCCAGTGTACAGACTCCGGAGCGACAAGGAGATAGTTGATGAAGTGCTGCGGCAGGGACAAGTATGGCAGAGGAACCAGACGGACATCGATCTGTTCAG GAAGCTGCTTTCAGAGTGCTGTGACCCAAGGAGAATGTTTGCGGTGACCAAGCAGAATTCACCTATGGGGAAGGTCCTGTGGTACGACGGAGagttttaccactcacacacagTCAACAATGAGACCTACTCTCTCTTTGTGCAG GAGACACCTCTTCAGCATCCCCTGAAAAAGTGTTCGGTGGTGGGCAATGGAGGGGTCCTGAAGCACAGCGGCTGTGGGAAGGACATTGACCAGGCTGACTTTGTCATGCG GTGCAACCTTCCACCACTGTCTAGGGAGTATGTTGAGGATGTGGGGACCAGAACTAACCTGGTGACAGCCAACCCCAGCATCATTGAGAAGAG GTTCCAGAACCTTCTTTGGTCGCGGAAAAGCTTTGTGGAGAGCATGAAGGCCTACGGCTCCAGCTACATTTATATGCCAGCCTTCTCCATGAAGCCGGGCACCGACCCCTCCCTGCGGGCACACTACGCCCTTGCCGACACCTCGTCTAACCTCACCATGCTGTTTGCCAACCCCGAGTTTCTCAGGACCGTGGGAAAGTTCTGGAAGGGTCGCGGAGTGCATGCCAAGCGCCTGTCCACAGGCCTCTTCCTGGTCAGCCTGGCGCTGGGGCTGTGTGAGGAGGTGACGGCCTACGGCTTCTGGCCGTTCAGCGTTGGGCTCGACGAGCAGCCCGTCAGCCACCACTACTACGATAACGTGCTGCCGTTCAGTGGGTTCCACGCCATGCCTGAGGAGTTTGTCCAGCTCTGGCAGTTGCACAAGAGCGGCACACTGCGTATGAGGGTGGGACACTGCCCACCTCGGGAAGGGGCTATATAA